A section of the Spirosoma pollinicola genome encodes:
- a CDS encoding PstS family phosphate ABC transporter substrate-binding protein has protein sequence MIKRFFGIAGLLAGLIGCNGKPPLDNPSRGSIVIAADESFQPLVTQLTSAYAGIYPDVHFDVVFRPEQEAINMMLHDSARMVFTTRLLKPNERAVLDKRKIKGANEKIATDGVALIINKANTDSLITMTELQSIFNGQTKLWGQLKGGNQNTPITLVFDNNNSSNLEFVLNTFKIKDLKNIRIFTTHSNREVIDFVRKNPSALGFIGVNWISDSDEPLSVELAKDLRVVGVSDKLNPTKRDDYFQPFQEDLGMLRYPLRRPVYILSRETHPGLGGGLINYVVRDAGSLIIRKLGLWPRIPYDRIINLTK, from the coding sequence ATGATTAAACGATTCTTTGGTATTGCAGGGCTATTGGCGGGCCTTATTGGCTGCAATGGTAAGCCACCTCTGGATAATCCTTCGCGTGGATCTATCGTTATTGCTGCTGACGAATCTTTTCAACCATTGGTCACTCAGTTAACGTCAGCGTATGCCGGTATTTATCCAGACGTGCATTTCGACGTAGTCTTCAGGCCTGAACAGGAAGCTATCAATATGATGCTTCATGATAGTGCCCGGATGGTTTTTACAACTCGACTTCTAAAGCCAAATGAACGTGCAGTCCTCGATAAGCGAAAGATAAAGGGAGCAAACGAAAAAATTGCGACCGATGGCGTGGCACTCATCATAAATAAGGCCAATACAGACAGCCTGATTACGATGACAGAATTGCAAAGCATTTTTAACGGGCAAACAAAACTCTGGGGACAACTTAAAGGTGGTAATCAAAACACACCTATTACATTGGTATTTGACAATAACAATTCCAGCAATTTAGAGTTTGTCTTAAATACCTTTAAGATTAAAGACCTTAAAAACATACGCATTTTCACGACGCACTCTAATCGGGAAGTTATCGACTTTGTGCGTAAAAATCCATCAGCGTTGGGGTTCATCGGCGTTAATTGGATTAGTGATAGTGATGAACCGCTTTCTGTAGAGTTAGCCAAGGATTTGCGGGTTGTGGGCGTTTCAGACAAGCTAAATCCTACGAAACGTGATGATTATTTTCAACCGTTTCAGGAAGATTTAGGTATGTTGCGTTATCCATTACGGCGACCAGTATATATATTGAGCCGCGAAACGCACCCGGGCCTAGGCGGAGGATTAATTAACTATGTCGTTAGAGATGCTGGCTCGTTAATCATTCGTAAATTGGGCCTTTGGCCTCGAATACCATATGATCGAATCATCAATCTGACCAAGTAA
- a CDS encoding energy transducer TonB, translating into MAEVNPQATLDDIVFANRNKAYGAYDLRKTYPKTMTRALIIGGILFTLGVLTPTIITALTPVEKEVSMTEVDLMKLPPPPIDPNEPPPPPPPPVEVPKVNTVKFLPPEVKPDEEVPEETPPPAVEELKEAVAAEKTQEGDPNADNIIAAPEASAAPTKVEVAVEAAPKEEEIFTVVEQQPEFSGGMAALGQYLSKNLRYPAAAQRANVSGRVFVSFVVNTDGSIQDVQVLKGLGFGTDEEAQRVVKGMPKWRPGKQSGRPVRVKYNLPINFTLE; encoded by the coding sequence ATGGCAGAAGTAAACCCCCAGGCAACACTCGATGATATCGTGTTTGCTAACCGGAACAAAGCATATGGTGCTTACGATCTACGGAAAACGTATCCCAAAACGATGACGCGTGCCCTGATTATTGGGGGTATCCTGTTTACGCTGGGAGTACTGACGCCGACTATCATCACTGCTTTGACACCGGTAGAGAAAGAAGTATCGATGACGGAGGTGGATTTGATGAAACTTCCACCACCGCCCATTGATCCGAATGAGCCGCCACCGCCACCACCACCACCGGTAGAAGTACCGAAGGTGAACACGGTGAAATTCCTGCCACCGGAAGTAAAACCGGATGAGGAAGTACCTGAAGAAACACCTCCACCAGCTGTTGAGGAACTAAAGGAAGCTGTTGCTGCCGAAAAAACGCAGGAAGGTGACCCTAATGCCGATAACATCATTGCAGCTCCCGAAGCTTCGGCGGCTCCAACGAAGGTGGAAGTTGCTGTAGAAGCTGCTCCTAAAGAAGAAGAAATCTTTACGGTAGTAGAACAACAGCCAGAATTTAGTGGTGGTATGGCTGCTCTTGGCCAGTACCTAAGCAAAAACCTGCGCTACCCGGCGGCTGCTCAACGGGCCAACGTTTCAGGACGTGTGTTTGTAAGCTTTGTCGTTAATACCGATGGTAGTATTCAGGACGTGCAAGTGCTGAAAGGTCTGGGCTTTGGCACAGATGAAGAAGCACAGCGCGTAGTGAAAGGCATGCCGAAATGGCGCCCTGGTAAACAGTCAGGTCGTCCGGTTCGGGTAAAATACAACCTACCGATTAACTTCACGCTGGAATAA
- a CDS encoding ExbD/TolR family protein: MAEINTGGGGGKHDGGKVRSKKASTRVDMTPMVDLGFLLITFFILATTLSKPSSMTLNVPDKTLKEETEPIKASNVMTVFLGKDNKAYYIFGKAANEDPELKTVGYGYEFRQALQENVKKVGGEKFVVVIKPTKQSTYKNMVDVLDEMAITKLKRYALVDALTADEKKLLKDKAKLDV, translated from the coding sequence ATGGCAGAAATTAATACCGGCGGTGGTGGTGGTAAACATGATGGTGGTAAGGTACGGTCAAAGAAAGCGTCAACCCGGGTGGATATGACCCCCATGGTTGATCTGGGATTTCTCCTGATTACCTTCTTCATTCTGGCCACCACATTGAGCAAACCATCTTCGATGACGCTCAACGTGCCGGATAAAACACTAAAAGAAGAAACGGAGCCTATTAAGGCGTCCAACGTAATGACGGTCTTTCTTGGAAAAGACAACAAGGCCTATTACATTTTTGGTAAAGCCGCCAATGAAGATCCGGAGTTGAAAACCGTTGGATACGGCTACGAATTTCGGCAGGCGCTTCAGGAAAATGTAAAGAAGGTAGGTGGCGAAAAGTTTGTTGTCGTTATCAAACCAACGAAGCAATCGACCTATAAAAACATGGTCGACGTACTCGATGAGATGGCAATTACGAAGCTGAAGCGTTATGCTCTGGTGGATGCCTTAACTGCAGACGAGAAGAAACTTCTCAAAGACAAAGCAAAATTAGACGTATAA
- a CDS encoding ExbD/TolR family protein encodes MPAVKVKRASSAVDMTAMCDVAFLLLTFFILTAQFRSQDAAAIETPSSISGIKVPDNDIMTIGLGRDGKVYFGIDNAQNRIAMLDNIAAAKGLSFTNNEKKEFSLMSNFGLPINQLKAYLNLPKEQQAKVNQAGIPTDTTGAGPTNELKEWVYNARKANNNLRIALKGDNLAKFPEFKNVLATLQAQNINKFNLITGTEAPPAGWKAD; translated from the coding sequence ATGCCAGCAGTTAAAGTAAAACGCGCCAGTTCCGCAGTGGACATGACCGCGATGTGCGACGTGGCGTTCCTTTTATTGACGTTCTTTATCCTGACGGCTCAGTTTCGGTCGCAGGATGCTGCCGCCATCGAAACGCCTTCGTCCATATCAGGGATCAAAGTTCCAGATAACGATATCATGACCATTGGTCTTGGTAGAGATGGCAAGGTCTATTTCGGCATTGACAACGCACAAAATCGCATTGCCATGCTGGATAACATTGCTGCCGCAAAGGGATTATCCTTCACGAACAACGAGAAAAAGGAATTTTCCCTGATGTCGAACTTTGGTCTGCCTATCAATCAGCTGAAAGCCTACCTCAACCTCCCGAAGGAGCAGCAGGCTAAAGTAAATCAGGCAGGTATTCCAACGGATACGACCGGCGCAGGTCCGACAAATGAGTTAAAAGAATGGGTTTACAATGCCCGGAAGGCTAACAACAATCTTCGAATTGCGTTGAAAGGCGATAACCTCGCTAAATTCCCCGAATTCAAGAATGTGTTGGCTACGCTACAAGCGCAGAACATCAACAAATTCAACCTGATTACGGGGACCGAAGCGCCCCCGGCCGGTTGGAAAGCTGATTAA
- a CDS encoding MotA/TolQ/ExbB proton channel family protein codes for MKTQTPSPAPAKAAAPKKKSGGLNPAFVIPVLLLIGILTYMFVFGDGSHFQEGDNTKEPLPGDYFGTVYKGGFIVPILFTCFLTVLVFSIERFITIGRATGTGSIDDFVRKVKSQLDRNEVAAAIQECDKQKGSIGNVVKTALVKYQQLATDTQLDKEQKLVALQKEVEEATTLELPMLEKNLTIIATLASVSTLIALLGTVLGMIRAFAAMGATGQPDTGALSTGISEALVNTALGIGTAAIATIMYSYFTSRIDVLTYNIDEIGLSIQQNFAAHY; via the coding sequence ATGAAAACACAAACTCCTTCTCCAGCACCCGCCAAAGCAGCGGCACCAAAAAAGAAGTCAGGTGGTCTTAACCCCGCGTTCGTAATTCCGGTATTGTTGCTGATCGGTATCCTGACGTACATGTTCGTCTTCGGTGATGGCAGCCACTTCCAGGAAGGCGACAATACGAAAGAACCACTACCTGGCGACTACTTCGGTACCGTTTACAAAGGTGGATTTATCGTACCAATTCTGTTTACCTGTTTTCTAACGGTACTGGTGTTCTCCATTGAGCGTTTCATCACGATTGGCCGTGCAACGGGTACAGGTTCTATCGACGATTTCGTTCGGAAAGTTAAAAGCCAGCTTGATCGCAATGAAGTGGCTGCTGCCATCCAGGAGTGCGACAAGCAGAAAGGCTCGATTGGCAACGTTGTGAAAACCGCTTTGGTAAAATACCAACAGCTAGCTACCGACACCCAGTTAGACAAAGAGCAGAAATTAGTTGCTCTGCAGAAAGAAGTAGAGGAAGCGACTACGCTTGAGTTGCCAATGCTGGAAAAAAACCTGACCATCATTGCTACGCTAGCTTCGGTTTCGACACTGATCGCCCTGCTTGGAACGGTACTTGGTATGATTCGCGCGTTCGCAGCCATGGGTGCTACGGGCCAACCTGACACAGGTGCTCTTTCGACTGGTATCTCTGAAGCCCTTGTAAACACGGCGCTTGGAATTGGTACAGCTGCTATCGCAACGATCATGTATAGCTACTTTACAAGCCGTATTGACGTGCTGACCTACAACATCGACGAAATCGGCTTGAGCATTCAGCAGAATTTCGCAGCTCATTATTAA
- a CDS encoding DJ-1/PfpI family protein, which translates to MRTVAILLFNEIEVLDFAGPFEVFGVAGRHDDPKPFRVFTVAERGPVYARNGLSINPTYLLNDHPKADIIIVPGGGGNHADGTSYGSRREMDNPAVLNWVRRAGVTAELILSVCTGSFILGKAGLLDGLAATTHFLAVEGMKQAAPKTDLRLTERYVDNGKIITSAGISAGIDMSLYVVGRLLGKNVADETARYMQYDYWT; encoded by the coding sequence ATGCGCACCGTTGCTATTCTTCTCTTCAATGAAATTGAAGTGCTCGACTTTGCCGGGCCATTCGAAGTATTTGGCGTAGCTGGGCGCCATGATGATCCCAAGCCATTTCGGGTATTTACCGTTGCCGAGCGTGGGCCAGTATATGCACGAAATGGCTTAAGCATTAATCCAACCTATTTGCTTAATGACCATCCGAAGGCCGACATCATTATTGTTCCGGGTGGGGGTGGCAATCATGCTGATGGCACCTCTTATGGTTCCAGACGCGAAATGGACAATCCTGCGGTGCTAAACTGGGTACGACGGGCGGGAGTAACTGCTGAACTGATTCTGTCGGTTTGCACCGGCTCGTTTATTCTTGGAAAAGCCGGTCTATTGGACGGTCTGGCGGCCACGACCCACTTTTTAGCTGTTGAGGGTATGAAGCAGGCTGCGCCAAAAACGGACCTGCGCCTTACCGAACGTTACGTCGATAATGGCAAAATCATTACATCGGCTGGCATTTCGGCCGGTATTGATATGTCGTTATACGTTGTCGGGCGGTTGCTTGGTAAAAACGTTGCTGACGAAACAGCCCGGTATATGCAGTATGACTATTGGACGTGA
- a CDS encoding M1 family metallopeptidase, whose translation MKQLLLLAGLSFWSVASMAQAPAAPTQNANTRFEQLGPVLPTPNTFRTASGAPGKDYFQNRADYDIKVELDDANQKIIGTETVTYHNNSTDELPFIWLQLDQNLFAKGSIGSVTRTGGVNESGMSFAQLQNLTSVRERSSQQASDKYGYKIVSVKDTKSGTALKYTINQTMMRVDLPTAIKPGGTYSFNVDWNYFVTEYYGRSGMEFFAKDGNYNYFIAHWFPRLCAYNDVNGWQNKQFLGQGEFTLIFGNYKVAITAPGDHIVGATGECQNYKQVLSATQQKRMAQAATSKNPVVIVTQEEAEAALKTKPTDKVAKKTWVFAAQNVRDFAFTSSRRFIWDAMQTDVYGDGRKIWSMSYYAKEGNPLWGQYSTRVVEHTLKSYGNRTIKYPYPVAISCHATAGGGMEYPMISFNGGRPEADGTYSDQTKAGMIGVIIHEVGHNFFPMIVNSDERQWTWMDEGLNTFCQYLAEKEWDYNFPSRRGEPQYIVDYMKSDKAVLSPIMTSSDNVIGLGPNAYAKPATALNILRETVMGRELFDYAFKEYARRWAFKSPEPADFFRTLEDASGVDLDWFWKGWFYGVEPVDQDLVEVDWFQVDSGNPEVTKAAARAEAKRRAGTVSKQRDAAMQAETVVAKDSTMKDFYNSYDPYAVTEADKKKYQDYLATLSPDERKTLETNAATNFYTLSLKNKGGLPMPVIIRMQFEDGTDSVARFPAEIWRFNDVSIKKVIATPKKVTQWVLDPYQEIADIDTENNAFPRMAQPTRFQLFKQQQRFGPQGPNPMQQQKKATQPPAVQGSGKN comes from the coding sequence ATGAAACAACTCTTGTTACTGGCTGGCCTGTCCTTTTGGTCCGTCGCTTCGATGGCGCAGGCACCGGCAGCCCCAACCCAAAACGCCAACACGCGCTTTGAACAACTAGGCCCGGTTCTGCCAACACCTAATACCTTCCGTACGGCATCCGGCGCACCGGGTAAAGACTATTTTCAGAATCGTGCCGATTACGACATCAAAGTCGAACTTGACGATGCGAATCAGAAAATCATTGGCACCGAAACCGTTACGTATCATAACAATTCGACCGATGAGTTGCCGTTTATCTGGCTTCAACTCGACCAGAATCTGTTTGCAAAAGGCTCTATCGGCAGCGTAACCCGCACAGGTGGCGTAAACGAAAGCGGCATGAGCTTCGCGCAGTTGCAGAATCTTACATCGGTTCGTGAGCGTAGCAGCCAGCAGGCTTCCGATAAATACGGCTATAAAATCGTATCGGTAAAAGATACCAAATCAGGTACTGCGCTCAAATACACCATTAATCAGACGATGATGCGGGTTGATCTGCCAACGGCCATTAAGCCCGGTGGTACCTATTCGTTCAATGTAGACTGGAACTACTTCGTCACGGAATATTACGGTCGGAGTGGTATGGAGTTTTTTGCCAAAGATGGCAACTATAACTACTTCATTGCCCACTGGTTTCCTCGCTTGTGCGCTTACAATGACGTGAACGGCTGGCAGAACAAGCAGTTCTTGGGCCAGGGCGAGTTCACGCTTATTTTCGGTAACTATAAAGTAGCGATTACCGCCCCCGGCGATCATATTGTTGGTGCCACCGGCGAATGCCAGAACTACAAGCAGGTATTATCTGCCACGCAGCAAAAGCGTATGGCTCAGGCAGCTACCTCCAAGAACCCGGTTGTTATCGTAACGCAGGAAGAAGCGGAGGCAGCTCTAAAAACAAAACCAACGGATAAAGTAGCCAAGAAAACGTGGGTATTTGCCGCGCAGAATGTACGTGACTTTGCCTTCACCAGCAGCCGCCGGTTTATCTGGGATGCGATGCAAACCGATGTTTACGGCGATGGGCGTAAAATCTGGTCGATGTCCTATTACGCAAAGGAAGGCAACCCACTCTGGGGACAATATTCGACCCGTGTTGTTGAGCATACGCTGAAATCGTACGGTAACCGGACCATTAAATATCCCTATCCGGTAGCTATTTCCTGCCATGCTACCGCTGGTGGTGGTATGGAATACCCCATGATTTCGTTCAACGGTGGTCGCCCGGAAGCCGATGGAACCTACTCAGACCAGACCAAGGCGGGCATGATTGGGGTCATTATTCATGAAGTGGGCCATAACTTCTTCCCGATGATCGTTAACTCAGATGAGCGTCAGTGGACCTGGATGGATGAAGGCTTGAACACATTCTGTCAGTATCTGGCCGAGAAAGAGTGGGATTATAATTTCCCGAGCCGCCGGGGTGAGCCTCAGTACATTGTCGATTACATGAAATCTGACAAAGCCGTATTGTCGCCAATCATGACCTCGTCCGATAACGTTATTGGTCTTGGACCAAATGCCTACGCAAAACCCGCAACGGCCCTGAATATCCTGCGCGAAACGGTGATGGGCCGTGAACTATTCGATTACGCGTTCAAGGAATATGCGCGTCGCTGGGCGTTCAAATCACCCGAACCCGCCGATTTCTTCCGCACACTGGAAGATGCTTCGGGCGTTGATCTTGACTGGTTCTGGAAAGGCTGGTTCTACGGTGTTGAACCGGTCGATCAGGATTTGGTAGAGGTCGATTGGTTCCAGGTTGATTCGGGCAATCCAGAGGTGACGAAAGCCGCTGCCCGCGCCGAAGCCAAACGTCGCGCCGGTACCGTTAGTAAGCAGCGGGATGCCGCTATGCAAGCCGAAACGGTTGTTGCAAAGGATTCGACTATGAAAGACTTCTACAACAGCTACGATCCGTATGCCGTAACGGAAGCCGACAAGAAGAAATATCAGGATTATCTGGCAACCCTGAGCCCAGATGAGCGGAAGACACTGGAAACAAACGCAGCAACTAATTTCTATACGTTGTCGCTGAAGAACAAAGGTGGCCTGCCCATGCCGGTTATTATTCGGATGCAGTTCGAAGATGGCACGGACTCCGTTGCTCGCTTCCCGGCCGAAATCTGGCGTTTCAACGATGTATCGATCAAGAAAGTAATTGCAACGCCGAAAAAAGTTACGCAGTGGGTTCTTGACCCTTATCAGGAAATCGCCGACATCGACACGGAGAATAATGCATTCCCCCGGATGGCGCAGCCCACGCGTTTCCAGTTGTTCAAGCAACAGCAGCGCTTCGGCCCGCAAGGCCCGAATCCAATGCAACAACAAAAGAAGGCAACACAGCCTCCCGCTGTGCAGGGTAGTGGGAAGAATTAA
- a CDS encoding M1 family metallopeptidase, whose amino-acid sequence MQKIILLVATLAIPLAALQAQVQAPTQHANTRFEQLGPMLPSPNTFRTASGAPGKDYFQNRADYDIKATLDDTKQKITGSETITYHNNSGDALPYLWIQLDQNTFRADADSRTTQTSTISEQGASFQQISAGASLAAKDYGHKITAVRDQAGKALKHTINQTMMRIDLTQPVGPGKSVTFSIDWNFNIVDVKAIGARGGYEYFPKDGNYIYEIAQWFPRLCAYSDVTGWQNKQFLGQGEFTLIFGNYKLALTVPNDHIVGATGELQNPTQVLTPTQIKRWNEAKGKGDKPGENPVVIVTQAEAEAAEKGKPTGTKTWVYKADNVRDFSFATSRKFIWDALQPNVEGKRVWAMSLYPKEGNPLWGQYSTRLVAHTLISYSRRTIAYPYPVAYSVHGPVGGMEYPMISFNGARPEADGTYSVGTKNGLIGVIIHEVGHNFFPMIINSDERQWSWMDEGLNSFMDGLASLEWDADYPARGITPQGIVPYMRLDSNLQVPIMSSSDNIPRGTFGPNAYSKPATALNILRETIMGRELFDYAFKEYARRWAFKSPEPADFFRTMEDASGVDLDFFWKGWFYGVQPVDQTLVKVDWFQAGSQNPEIAKAEARAAAQKRANTISKQRDALSKDQTVVAQDSTMKDFYNRYDPYAVTEEDKKKYQDYLTTLSAEERALAEAGTNFYTLSLKNKGGIPMPVIVRMEFEDGTDSIARFPAEIWRFNDVSINKVIATPKKVKQWTLDPFYEIADINTDDNSFPPVAQPTRFQLFKQQQRGGGAAGQNPMQQQRQQAPAKQGTGRN is encoded by the coding sequence ATGCAAAAGATAATTTTGCTGGTGGCAACTTTGGCCATTCCTCTAGCGGCATTGCAAGCGCAAGTGCAGGCACCCACGCAACACGCCAACACGCGCTTTGAGCAATTGGGTCCCATGCTGCCTTCGCCGAATACCTTCCGTACGGCATCGGGAGCCCCCGGAAAAGACTACTTCCAGAATCGTGCCGACTATGATATTAAAGCTACGCTCGACGATACAAAACAAAAAATAACGGGTTCTGAAACCATTACCTACCACAATAATTCGGGCGATGCGCTCCCCTATTTGTGGATACAGTTAGATCAGAACACCTTCAGGGCTGATGCCGACAGCCGGACAACCCAAACCAGCACCATCAGCGAACAGGGTGCCAGTTTCCAACAGATCAGCGCGGGTGCGTCGCTGGCAGCAAAAGATTACGGGCATAAAATAACGGCAGTGCGCGACCAGGCAGGGAAAGCCCTCAAGCACACCATCAACCAAACCATGATGCGCATTGACCTGACCCAGCCGGTAGGCCCCGGTAAGTCAGTTACTTTTTCCATCGACTGGAACTTCAATATCGTTGATGTTAAAGCCATAGGCGCTCGGGGTGGCTACGAGTATTTCCCGAAGGATGGTAACTATATTTATGAAATAGCGCAGTGGTTTCCGCGCCTGTGTGCTTACAGCGACGTAACGGGCTGGCAGAACAAGCAATTTCTGGGGCAGGGCGAGTTCACCCTGATATTCGGTAATTACAAATTAGCCCTGACCGTACCAAACGACCACATTGTTGGTGCCACCGGCGAATTGCAAAACCCGACGCAGGTACTGACCCCAACGCAGATAAAACGCTGGAACGAAGCAAAAGGCAAAGGTGATAAGCCCGGCGAGAATCCAGTTGTTATCGTAACACAGGCCGAAGCCGAAGCCGCCGAAAAGGGCAAACCAACGGGTACCAAAACCTGGGTTTACAAAGCGGATAACGTCCGTGATTTTTCTTTTGCCACCAGCCGCAAATTCATCTGGGATGCCTTGCAGCCTAATGTAGAAGGTAAACGTGTTTGGGCCATGTCGTTGTACCCAAAAGAAGGCAATCCACTTTGGGGCCAATATTCGACCCGACTTGTGGCACATACCCTTATCTCGTACTCACGCCGGACAATTGCGTATCCGTATCCGGTTGCGTACTCGGTTCATGGACCGGTTGGCGGCATGGAATATCCAATGATCAGCTTTAACGGGGCTCGCCCGGAAGCCGATGGCACGTACTCTGTTGGTACCAAGAATGGCCTCATTGGGGTAATTATCCACGAAGTAGGTCATAATTTCTTCCCCATGATTATCAACTCCGACGAACGCCAATGGTCGTGGATGGACGAAGGCTTGAACAGCTTCATGGATGGACTAGCCAGTCTGGAGTGGGATGCCGATTATCCAGCCCGGGGCATCACCCCACAGGGTATTGTGCCCTACATGCGGCTCGACTCAAACTTACAGGTGCCTATCATGAGCAGCTCAGACAATATTCCGAGAGGCACTTTCGGCCCGAACGCCTATAGCAAACCAGCTACCGCACTCAATATCCTGCGCGAAACCATCATGGGCCGCGAACTCTTCGACTATGCCTTCAAAGAATATGCCCGTCGGTGGGCCTTCAAATCGCCCGAACCCGCTGATTTCTTCCGGACAATGGAAGATGCGTCCGGCGTCGATCTGGACTTCTTCTGGAAAGGCTGGTTCTACGGCGTACAGCCCGTTGATCAGACGCTGGTGAAAGTTGACTGGTTTCAGGCAGGATCGCAGAATCCGGAAATTGCAAAAGCTGAAGCCCGCGCAGCCGCTCAAAAGAGAGCCAATACCATCAGCAAACAGCGCGATGCACTGAGCAAAGACCAAACTGTTGTGGCTCAGGATAGTACCATGAAGGATTTTTACAATCGCTACGACCCCTATGCCGTAACCGAAGAAGACAAGAAGAAATATCAGGACTACCTGACGACACTATCTGCCGAAGAACGGGCGCTGGCCGAAGCAGGTACGAATTTTTATACCCTGTCGCTAAAAAACAAAGGCGGCATTCCAATGCCCGTTATTGTGCGGATGGAGTTCGAAGATGGCACCGATTCGATAGCCCGCTTTCCGGCCGAAATCTGGCGTTTCAACGATGTATCCATCAATAAAGTCATTGCCACACCAAAAAAAGTGAAGCAGTGGACGCTTGATCCATTCTACGAAATTGCGGATATTAACACCGACGACAACTCATTCCCGCCAGTTGCCCAGCCAACTCGTTTTCAGTTGTTTAAGCAACAGCAACGGGGTGGCGGAGCCGCTGGCCAGAACCCAATGCAGCAACAACGTCAACAGGCACCGGCTAAACAAGGCACCGGTCGAAACTAA
- a CDS encoding class I SAM-dependent DNA methyltransferase — MTKLYSDLAYLYDAMYQTFIDYDKEFDLYADLLKQHRVASVLEIGCGSGHLAKRFTDRQYDYRGMDISTQMLAIARQRCPTAQFECADMRTFTTDRLFDAVIITARSISYVVHNQDILSTFRHVGQCLSNNGKLIFDFIDAGSFLPDMDPELLIEHRAVHDRQQYLRQSRYVPNLATGLTWDWHSAFFTESPDGQLESIATDLATLRAFLPAEIRLLLQLSGFQIIDEQVIDTYAFRTVVVVATKV, encoded by the coding sequence ATGACAAAGCTCTATTCCGATCTGGCTTATCTGTATGATGCCATGTACCAGACGTTTATCGACTACGATAAAGAGTTTGACCTTTATGCGGACTTACTAAAACAACACAGGGTAGCATCGGTGCTGGAAATTGGGTGTGGAAGTGGTCACCTAGCTAAACGGTTCACAGACCGGCAATACGATTACCGGGGAATGGATATCAGTACCCAAATGCTGGCTATTGCCCGCCAACGCTGCCCAACGGCTCAATTCGAGTGCGCCGATATGCGAACATTCACGACCGATCGCCTGTTCGATGCGGTGATCATTACAGCACGGAGTATCAGTTACGTTGTTCATAATCAAGACATACTGAGCACGTTTCGCCATGTTGGACAATGCCTTTCTAATAATGGAAAACTGATTTTTGACTTTATTGACGCCGGTTCATTTTTGCCGGATATGGACCCTGAGTTGTTAATCGAACACCGAGCGGTGCACGACCGGCAGCAGTACCTTCGGCAAAGTCGCTACGTCCCTAACTTAGCAACAGGACTAACGTGGGACTGGCATTCTGCATTTTTCACGGAATCGCCTGATGGGCAGTTAGAGTCGATTGCTACTGATCTGGCCACATTGCGGGCTTTCCTCCCCGCCGAAATTCGGTTATTGCTTCAACTGTCGGGCTTTCAAATCATTGATGAACAGGTAATTGACACTTATGCTTTCCGTACGGTTGTAGTTGTGGCAACTAAGGTGTAA
- a CDS encoding HupE/UreJ family protein produces MEDFLIYLRLGFDHITDPRGYDHVLFVVALCAVYTVGQWRQVLILVTAFTIGHSITLALATLQLIHYKTALIELLIPITILITAVSNFFFQEPKSRGIPRPTTNRSWRYGLALAFGLIHGMGFSNYLRSLLGREAEIVKPLLAFNIGLEIGQLVIVSLVLGLSFIVINILKSTRLRWTLVVSGIVAGMALSLIIMK; encoded by the coding sequence ATGGAAGATTTCCTCATTTACCTACGCTTAGGTTTCGACCACATTACCGACCCAAGAGGCTACGACCACGTTTTATTTGTGGTGGCACTCTGTGCGGTTTATACCGTTGGGCAATGGCGGCAGGTGCTGATTCTGGTGACAGCTTTTACCATTGGCCATTCCATTACGCTGGCCCTGGCAACGCTGCAACTTATCCACTACAAAACGGCACTGATCGAGCTGCTTATCCCCATTACAATCCTGATCACCGCCGTTAGTAACTTCTTTTTTCAGGAGCCTAAATCGCGGGGAATACCCAGGCCAACCACAAACCGCTCCTGGCGATATGGCCTGGCTTTAGCTTTTGGATTGATTCACGGCATGGGTTTCTCCAATTATCTGCGGAGCCTTCTGGGCCGCGAAGCCGAAATCGTGAAGCCTTTATTGGCCTTTAATATTGGGCTGGAAATTGGTCAGTTAGTTATCGTGAGCCTTGTACTGGGGCTGTCGTTTATCGTAATCAACATCCTTAAAAGTACCCGACTTCGCTGGACACTCGTTGTGTCGGGTATTGTTGCCGGTATGGCCTTATCATTGATTATCATGAAGTAA